The nucleotide window TTAATGGCTGCAGTGATAGCTGATATGTGTCCACGGTACCCAAACATTAGGTTTATAATAGGCGGAGATGGACCTAAAATGTGGTTATTGCAAGAAGTTAGGGAGCGAAAGGGTTTTCAACACTGTGTCACATTGCTAGGAAGCTTAAAACATTCCGAAGTTAGAAATGTTTTAGTTAAAGgtgatatatttttaaacacCTCATTGACTGAAGCTTATTGTATGGCGATTGTTGAAGCCGCATCTTGCGGGCTAAAAGTTGTATCCACCAAAGTAGGTGGCATACCAGAAGTTTTGCCAGAGAGCATGATATATTTGACAGAACCAAATGTTACTAGCATAGTATCTGGTATAGAATCTGCTATGAGAGATTTAAAGAATGGCAAAATTCTTTGCCCGTATGAGTGTAATAAGATGGTGAGAAAAATGTACAGCTGGATGGATATTACAAGACGAACTGAAATAGTGTACAATCGAATCTTgttgaataaaaacaaaacattaggTCAACAGTTAAGAAGTTATCTTAGATGCGGTGTCTGGCCGTTCCTCTTAGTTGTAAGTTTAATGTATTTGTTATTGCAATTAGTTGAGagaatatataaaagaaagCACATAGATATAGCCAAGGATTTAAAATTGTAGACATATAAAAGTACAAACTTATTTTAAGTTGTTAGAAGTCTTAAATCGCATGATAAGTTTATCTAATCAATACATAGTCAATTATTTTAAAGGCTGTTATTTTACAATGCGCacagtattttaataaaaattgataacttCATCGGACTGTTCACTCCGGTGAATGCtcactcatttttagggttctgtacctcaaaatggaacccttatatgatcattttgttgtctatctgttgtgtctgtcaggaaaacctaggGTCTTTCCCAGTGACCtacaatcattaaatttggcaggtaggaaagtctacagcacaagtaaaggaaaaaatccaaaaactgaatttgtagttacatcacaaaaaacatattaaaatgtgttttaattttcaaagtaagataattataccaagtggggtatcattatatgaaagggctttaactttacattctaaaacagatttttatttatttttatgcataatagttttagatttatcgtgcaacatCTCAGAAAAAACACaggagtaaggaaccctcggtgcgcgagtctgactcgcacttgcccggtttttagTGTTCTGTATCTctgaaaaaaaaggaacccttacaggatcactttgttggttGTCTAGACCCTTCAAGGGCATCAAAACCTTAATTAAtccacagacagacaaatgcaAAACCTACTTAGGTAGTAGGTTCTGGGACCTAGCCTTACTCAATCAAttgtttcaataaaaatgcattttagtGATTTTGgaatgatatttattttaatactatttcAAATAAACAATATGTAAACCTCAATATTAAAGATATTGATGAACTgtgttaaacaaaaaataattaacagtTGTTACATGAAAGCTGTTATAATATTAAGGCTAGTGTCACACTAGcgactattatttattattaacaaacaaaaatgttcacttccattttgtattttgtatggaAGTAATTTGACAATAAtgatttccatacaaaatctTGAGTAGGTCTGTGCAGGAAGAACTTTTACAAGAATGCTGTTATCATTTTGCTCCaatagttaataataacaatttctaataatactataatattaatttatttataataataatgtgattCAATAACACTGAGACTGATCTTAGTTATATCCAGGCTAATAACAATAATTCTTTCCTTAGCATACAATATACTTTATCCATTCAAGCCCTGTGAACAAGgaaatacacattttattagataataataatttgttttttttttacatttaaatttaataaaacaggaaactATTATGAaagcaatattttaatttttttattaaataaatgtatCAACAGTATTAATATCTTTCAATCAAATAAAATCATATCAGGAAAATACCTTTCTGAATTTACTTATAGAAATCTATCACTGCCACAAAAATGGCCCTGGCATATTtggctttgaaaaaaaaaaaattcttttgaaCATGAAAAGCTCTcttgcacaaaaaaaaacttaagtgtAATGTGCTGTTGTAGTGcatgcaaaacaagtagtccaatttGAAGTTGCAATATAGCAGATTGTGCAGGTCTTAAactgaaaattaaatacaataccAGGCTGATGtctatatacatcgatggtctaTACTCAACTGTCCataaaaaggagtgtaatgttttcatggTGTATGTATAGGTGAGTTTCtatattccaccataacttcttcCAACTTGGATGTTAAGGGTAcagttagaatccttacatcattcTACCCTATCTATGATTTTTTGACAGGGCAGTCATGTTTTTTAACTACGACTTTTATACAATGCACAGTCGTATAAtgggactacttgttttgcgcacaCTTTACAAGGATGCTTACACTTTGGTGGATCTAGGCGGGTAGTTGGGCCGCACGCCGGCCTGCTTGAGTTGCAGCACGATGGAGCGCAGGCGCGCCACGTCCCTGCCACGGCGTGGCCCGAAGTCGCATAGCTCCGACACGCGAGCCCACTCGTTGCCCTCTTCTGGGCCGCTCTCGGAGCCCCGTGCTAGGGCTTTCTCGGCATTTCTGTTAAATGTGCACATTATGATATAACTACACGCAtatcaaaaaaatgtgttagtATATTGAGatagaaatccatactaatattataagccAGCAAACACCTGTAGCTTTGCTCCATTTAAATTTCAATCCAGCCTACATTATAAAGGCAacttttgcaaaatttcagctttctaggtccaagggtttgggctgggcgtctATGTGTCAGTCAGTCGTGCAtcagaacttttctttttatatattaaaaatgtgtgtctgtccatcccttaccttttcatggcccatatTCACAATAGATTTCGAAGTTTGGCTTCAGAGATAGCTGGCATCTCTAAGACCACAGCTAAGTTCCTAGGTCCAAGTTTCATGTCTAAGATAgacaggctaatttttatccccaaaaatctaagttcccacagaatttttaacaaCCTAAATCAAGACAAATATAGGTAGTATGGAGATGGTATCACACAATGTTGATAATATGTACATCCAAAATGTTCACACTTAAAAGAGCTTACTGAAGTGGATTAAGTTTTAGAAATGCCTATATTGACAAAATGAATATTAAATTCCCGGTTAAGGAAACATTCAAACGAAATGGGCATGACCTATTAAACAGCTACACAATGCCAAACCATgaaatatttacaagttagtAGTACCTTTGCCAAAATTGGTGTAACTTTTTATGTGTATCAATATACTCACTTAGCAGACTCCCTGCCAGCATTGAAAAGAAAACACGGAATTAGTTGGGCAATATTTACATgcacatataatatttttaagtatctaAGACATTCTATTCATGTACACTACTACAATTTCTACAACTACAAAACTACTAGATTTATACTTCAAGGGAATATTTTTTAAGCATACAAGGTATTGGGGAAAAATATATTCTTTATATTCTGGAGTTTATATTGCAAAGCATATCTGCACTAGGTAGGTTATACATAAACTGTTACCTGTTAGCCGCCTTGGTCTTGGCAATTTGCTCCTCATGAGTTTTGTACCAATCTTCTAGCTCTTTCTTGGCCACTTTTAACATTTCctgcttctttctttcttcctcCTCATCTTAGAGAAAAAAATGGTACTTAAATAAGCAAAAACTCGGCGGCACAGTTTTATATGTAGGGTTAACATTGTTTCAAATAAATACctgttttaaacatgttttatattatctacctatttttcttacATAGATTTGTAATAGAATTAATTGATACAAAATGTAAATCTATTAATTACCTTTCTCTTCCAATCTCTTCTTCTGCTCTTCTCGCCACAACTTAATCTTTTCGGGCTCCTCCCGCTCCTGCCGGAACACTGGAGTCACGGCCGGGGCGGGGGCGGGCGCTGGCGCGGAGCTCAGCTCCTCATCCATTAGGCCATTGGCTTCAAATGAAGCTGCACTTGGTACTTCTGCACAAAATACCATTTGTATTAGTGCACAacttgaattttattatttcatttagaCAACAGctagtgtctcttatgctacgtTTGTGACTCTGCCACTAGTTCAGAATGAAGATTCTTCTGAAatgagctggcaagaaacttcATGGCTTGGTTCATTAAAATCCTATATTTTTTcagatagatatttttttagactaaacaaattaggtatgtatgtatattacaataaaaattattttaattttagctaCACAATCAAATCAAGTCTCCTGTAGGTCTTTGCAACattgaagtttttatttttgtctaatatagtaggtaataaGAGTATGAACTACTAAGTTAACACAAGTTAAACTTAATACTTAGGTACCATAAGCATAGAGGAGATAAGTCAGGAAGTAGGTAAATAGGAAAGTGATTTTTCTGAGAAATTATTGATTACGTTAAGCAATTTTGAAtacaaagtaattaaataaagatattaagaATTACCAACGAAATCATCGAACCCATTAGACGACAGAGTGGCTACGGGGGGCGGAGCACTGGTTTCCAAGTCATCCTCGAGACCAGCGAGTTGGTTCTGTTCGCGGGCTAGAAAGTCCGCTGCAGGGTCCACCTCGGGCTGAACGAAACTGTCGCCGAAATCGTCCATGATGATTATTTTAGGATAAAAGTTTGCTTTGGTTTAATTTTAATCGCAGTCGAATACAGAATAGACAAATaatcacagaccacgaatccggagaaTGCAAATAATGGAGAAAAAAAGTCAAGTCCGAAAAGTCATTCGAAAAATGACACCAAATGACACATCCCTAAGTTCATTGCCATATGCATGGATGTAGCCTTTtatgtagtaaataataattctatgcCATAAGAGAtaggataaataaaaataacctccACAATGAGTCCTTTTTGAAGTTTTCAGTCTATTGAAGGTTGATCATCATTTTATTGCTTTTTGTACTTTTTCCTCGTAGTTAATGTCAATCAGATTTAGTGTAAACGTGTCTTTATCCGTTCCATTGTTTATGGTCACAACAGTTTTTCCAAAGATaatgttatcagttatcatatCTCTGAGGTTTTGTCAAACAAAAGTCAAAAGTAGGCCTTAAAGGactgttaaaataaattaataaaaaaaaagtcaaaagtcaaaatcacgtcaaaatattaaaataacctACATAAAAGATCACTATAAAAACAGAATTCTgaattgtagttttttttttaaataaaaatgaatatatGCATGAGAACTAAATTAGTACGGTCCAGCTTGATTAACAGATTTCACCGTTTTTCAACAACAGTGTCAGAGATCGAGCAGAATGAACAAGTACTTATCGATGATACGGAAGATCTCCAAGCTAGGGAGGCGGAGATCAAAAAGAAGAGAAACAAGTCGAGATTATCAGCAGCTCATTACAACCTGGTTAACGACAGACGTCCCTATGAAGAGCCTCATTGTTTAGCCCATTTGACTGTCAAGTATAATAGGAAAATGTACGGGAAGTATGGAATTGCCAGTGGAGTCAATCCAAGTAAGAAATCACTATTAGATGTATCTCTGCGTCATATTACTCGTTGATGAGGCCTTTCCATTAGTCACATTAGCAGGGGTTTACTTGCACTGCAGCCTTAACATGGTGGGCTTACAGATCTTTCTGCATACAACTCATATAAGAGATGTGATTTTAATTCTTATTTCTCATCAGTCACCCATCCATTGAACAGGTCTACACAGCAAAATGACCCAGCACGATCAATAGCTATGCCACTAGGAACTCCATCAGTCTAATACTAgtaactaaaatataaataaaaattctactTATAGGGTGAAACAGAGCCAGTAAAATAGATGATATATATATATTGAATTTTAACCAAGCAAATGCAAGGCATCAAAGGAAATCTGTGTTCTTTTGAATTGCATTTCAAACAAATTCATTTTAGTATTAATAACTTAACAGTTGTTTATTTACCTTTGTAAGTTGATTGTGAAAATCCCTAGACAACATCTAGGTACAGCAGTAGATTGATTGAGATAACAAGTTTATACCTCTACAGGTCTGTGCTGGCCAACAAAGAAAGAAATAGAAGAGAGGAAAGAATATGAAACTGTAGCATTCCCCTACACAATCCGGCAAGTGATGGATGCAGCAGCGGAGAAGAGAAAACAAGAGCAGTTAAGAATAGAACAGAGGGACTTAGAAGTAGCTACTAAGGTTGCTAAGCTGGAGCAGTGGAAGAAGGAGCTGAATGATAAGGTTGCTAAGAAGGCTGCTGAAGTGCAGGCAGCTAAGGTatgaatatatttattaaagttgATTCTTTAGGCTCAACACTCACTTACTGTGTGTTGTAGAGTAGAGACATTCTGTCTTAATAGGGCTCTGTGGCAATGGAGCTCTATTACTAAGCATCCGCTGTCTGTCTACCTGTTGGTCTGTCTATCCCTCAAGTTGGTTTGAGTTGGTACGAAAATGGTAACATTGCACTTGCTCATTTTCGAAAATAGCTATGTAAATATATATGATAACTTCACTATGTGTTACAGCAAAAGAAAGAGCGTCTGGTAGAGGAAGTAAGAAGACATTTCGGCTTCACACTCGACCCTAGAGATGAGCGATTCCAAGAAATGCTGGCCAAGAGGGAGAAAGAGCAGAAAAAGTTAGAGAAACAGGCGCGAATGGAGGCCAAAGAGAAGATGATGATCGCTAAGCTGCAGCAGAAGAGCAGCGAGATCAGTGAAAAGAGCTAAGTTATactgtatttttattgtttatagGCTTAATTACGATTTATGgtagtaataaaattgttaactgTGTTCTGAGTTGGTGATTTCTGACAATCTGTACCTAAAGTCCAGATGCAAGACAGGCAGttaaaattatgtttaactTTAATCAAAGTTGGTGGCACAAGTCAGTATTCATACCAACATATTCTAAAGTTAACAGACCCtgttttgttttgctttaatTGACGATCAAAGTTTAACGATAACCGTAATGTGACTTTAACAGCCTGTCATGCAACAGGATTTTAAAGGGCTTCAGCGTGATTCAAGATTGTGCGGCAAGTATTCGTAACTTGGGGTTTTTACGCTTAGTTATCAATTTCTATGGCAAGAAGGCAGTGTGTAAAATGATCCAATAAATTTTAAACCTTCTCCCTGTTGGAAGTcggttgaaaataaaaattgttatttttaaacgtacaaagttttcaaatgaaaacattacctagacttcgtctgtgttggtgttagctgacgggcgtgctctgcctttttggagtgtttttttttgttaaaactgactggaaagcgctctaagggggtgccgtgcgtatgtcggcgagcgccggtacagatggggtccatacttgtatagtttaactaacttgttacaaataactacaaacttgacattggctaatctttgtaaagccagacgagaaagaaaaaaaaaacattacctAAGTAAAAAGTGGATGTTTCAAGCAGAAAATATTATGAGAATGTGACTAAgctaaaaagtaaaagtaaaagacataacatacctactttagtTTTAAAGAAAACTCCAGAGTACTTCCCTGGGATCAGAAGATCCGAGGGAAGTACTCTGGATCTGGATCTGAGATCCAAGGAACCATACtttaaaatgaaattagaaaacaaatcaatataaaaaaccaattttaatcttgacacaaaaataacaaataaagaCGTTACAAAAGATCTTCGATCACGAGTCTTCGTCCGAGGATGAATACATTGCGTCTCGCGGGTTGAGGTTGATACTTCTTTGAGGATACACCACACTCTCGCGGCGAGGCGACCTATATACCGTCTCGAGGCACGGGGACTGGTATACACTCTCGCGGCAAGTCGACTTTGGCGAGTACACGAGAGTGTCGGATGAATCGCTTACCACGCTACTGCAGGGACTTTCTGGTATATTCtgaaaaaatattgcaaattaatttttcaaagtAGTGAAAATTGCTTGTAAACCCCAACACTAAAAGATGGCACATATTGGAATTGAGTGAGAGATGATGCTCCATAATTTACAGCACGAAAGGGGAGGACATTTATTAGAATGCCCCCTAAACTAACGAACAAATTTTCACAACTCCGCAAATCTGATTATGGCCGGAGGGCCGATCGCAGATGGGCTTATtggaaacgaaaaaaaaattggttgtctgtaaagtcggtttactgacgatagttgaacgtgacaacaaaggccgattgtgcttctttgtcgctcgttccgcgctctcgcttgcacttcaatccttacatggaacgcctcagagcgaggtaacgccgcatgagtcatgttttttcgtgcgtgcagccggctctatcgaattataagacgtcacgtcaaaaaaactagtaaaaacaccggtcaagtgcgattcgaactcgcatacgaagggttccgtaccatcgtaaaagatattttaacatttgtatgtgcaacactgcaacttaatgacaacagcgccatctacgagtataatatgtgatttagtaaattaattttttcatgaacacttgttaatttttttttgtgatgtaactacaaaatcactgttttcggatttattcctttacttgtactataagacctaccttcctaccaaatttcttgattctaggtcaacgggaagtaggtaccctatagattttcttgacagacacgacagacagacgacgaaaAGATCCTTTAAgaattcctttatttttattttgaggtacggaaccctaaaaaggaatataataaatattcctttttagggttccgtacgttcTGCACGTTGCGAAAACTTAACTTGCTGGAATTGACTTGCTGTCAGTGTTTATACAGTAGCCTTGACTTGCCATCAGAGCTCAATTCAACAAGTTTTATTACTGGCGCATACTTCACCTGAAGCCATAATATTTTGAAGCTAATTTCAAATCGGATATACGTCACTTATTTCATACGACAATGGACCACAATTTATATCCGAATTTACAATcttaatgattttattaacTTACCCTTTTTGTATCTTTTTGTGCTGCAAtcatttcttttaaattaaactgGTCGTCACCGTGAACATTCATTGAGTCTCCCATTTGCCTCTCGATCATTCCAGGCTTCTGGAAGTAAAGTTTTCAAACGCTTAAAAtgaatatgtaaatataaaaaaactattttagttATTCACTGAACTTTTTAAATAGGACAGAATAAATTTTGACCATATTTGAAGTAACGCTATAGCGGTAATTAAATTGagagaatttctgaaaatatgtCTAAGACTAATCctaatcttactaatattataaatgtgaaagtgtggatgtttggatgtttgttactcaatcacgcaaaaaccactagacgaaTTTGGcagaaattcagaatggagatagattataccctggattaacacataggctactttttatcccggaaaattaaagagttctcgtgggattttgaaaaacgtaaatccacgcggatgaagtcgcgggcatcagctagtaagaaataTATAATACCATTTCATCCTTCCCATGGTACTGCATATCGCCGAGTAAATGTGCAGACTTGGTCATCTTCTTCATCTTCACATTGTCTGTTAGTTTCAAATGGGTGCTCTGGGCTTTCTTAGGCACGATCTTTACTCGTAAATCACTAGTCTCTACTTGTTCTATCAGTTCTATTGACTCCTGTTCTGCTGTCTCCGGCCCTTTCGATTCTTCGAGGAGACATTGGCTATAAATTTTAAACGATTAGAAATTACTGAAACGTTTTTgataatatcataaaaatacTAGACTTTTAAGACTAATGATACTTTTACTATTGTTGGCAGAtatttttggtgtttttttggtGGAAGCATCGGATAGAGAAAGAAAGTAATTTGTTAGATATCGTTTTCATCAGTCATCAATTTTGGTCAATGCTACTGACAAAAAATGGTCATTGGATGACTTAGAAACTTTAGTCATAAGCGTCAAGCAAACATTGTAAACGGTCAACATGCTTGGCTCAACTAAAAATCTATGTGCTTGCTACCATCAAGCGGTTGAGGTCTCGGAAGCCCTTAAAATTCGAAGCAGACTATGTTACTAGGTCAATGAGAAAGTGAAATGAGAAAGAATATCAGTCAATCACAGGCCCTTGCAATTGTCACTCTGTAGCTGCTAAACTACACTGCGGAAGACCTAGACCTAATAATGATTGCTTTCGCAATATTTAGCCATTTGCAGATATGCAGCAAGAATATATAAATTcaggcaatcacaacaattgcaatTGTAACAGTCACAATTTCCGTGATAAAGAGATGGTAGGATGAAGAAGTTATTATGAAACGTCGTCTCACCCTTGGCACTGGTTGTTCTTAATGAATGCGTAGATGTCTTTGAAAGCCTGCTGGATGTAGGACAGCGTGTTCTGGTCGATGGGCACAGAGCTTGTGGAGCCGGAGCTGGTGGACAGGCCACCCGACCGCGAGCTGGCCTGGAACGACTGTTCTGAACCTGGAAACCATATTTCTTTTACTTCGTTTGACAGTTAGTTAGATAGGTATTTAGgttacccccccccccccccccccgtccacacacggctctactcgcgcaattaatcgcgacgtcGCCGCACTAAGTTagttgcctttgcaacgcgatggacgtcgaaactgtggcagcgtgcgcgctattgcatacttaccgacaaaatagagAGCGATGGGCGtaaacgaggaacatgcgagtaacgcggccacactacgtccctgcctccgttcctcgcgtctttcccatgccacacgggcagtgtgtggacggggggttataGGAAAGATGaacgccggaagggcattccacacaTTTTGGATGTCCACCACATAAGGGtttcttaaggtgcccacgcactcgaactgcactgcagcgg belongs to Maniola jurtina chromosome 6, ilManJurt1.1, whole genome shotgun sequence and includes:
- the LOC123865909 gene encoding clathrin light chain-like isoform X3, producing the protein MDDFGDSFVQPEVDPAADFLAREQNQLAGLEDDLETSAPPPVATLSSNGFDDFVEVPSAASFEANGLMDEELSSAPAPAPAPAVTPVFRQEREEPEKIKLWREEQKKRLEEKDEEEERKKQEMLKVAKKELEDWYKTHEEQIAKTKAANRNAEKALARGSESGPEEGNEWARVSELCDFGPRRGRDVARLRSIVLQLKQAGVRPNYPPRSTKVA
- the LOC123865909 gene encoding clathrin light chain-like isoform X4; its protein translation is MDDFGDSFVQPEVDPAADFLAREQNQLAGLEDDLETSAPPPVATLSSNGFDDFVEVPSAASFEANGLMDEELSSAPAPAPAPAVTPVFRQEREEPEKIKLWREEQKKRLEEKDEEEERKKQEMLKVAKKELEDWYKTHEEQIAKTKAANRNAEKALARGSESGPEEGNEWARVSELCDFGPRRGRDVARLRSIVLQLKQAGVRPNYPPRSTKV
- the LOC123865909 gene encoding clathrin light chain-like isoform X1 is translated as MDDFGDSFVQPEVDPAADFLAREQNQLAGLEDDLETSAPPPVATLSSNGFDDFVEVPSAASFEANGLMDEELSSAPAPAPAPAVTPVFRQEREEPEKIKLWREEQKKRLEEKDEEEERKKQEMLKVAKKELEDWYKTHEEQIAKTKAANRESAKNAEKALARGSESGPEEGNEWARVSELCDFGPRRGRDVARLRSIVLQLKQAGVRPNYPPRSTKVA
- the LOC123865906 gene encoding growth arrest and DNA damage-inducible proteins-interacting protein 1-like — its product is MNICMRTKLVRSSLINRFHRFSTTVSEIEQNEQVLIDDTEDLQAREAEIKKKRNKSRLSAAHYNLVNDRRPYEEPHCLAHLTVKYNRKMYGKYGIASGVNPSLCWPTKKEIEERKEYETVAFPYTIRQVMDAAAEKRKQEQLRIEQRDLEVATKVAKLEQWKKELNDKVAKKAAEVQAAKQKKERLVEEVRRHFGFTLDPRDERFQEMLAKREKEQKKLEKQARMEAKEKMMIAKLQQKSSEISEKS
- the LOC123865909 gene encoding clathrin light chain-like isoform X2, whose amino-acid sequence is MDDFGDSFVQPEVDPAADFLAREQNQLAGLEDDLETSAPPPVATLSSNGFDDFVEVPSAASFEANGLMDEELSSAPAPAPAPAVTPVFRQEREEPEKIKLWREEQKKRLEEKDEEEERKKQEMLKVAKKELEDWYKTHEEQIAKTKAANRESAKNAEKALARGSESGPEEGNEWARVSELCDFGPRRGRDVARLRSIVLQLKQAGVRPNYPPRSTKV